The genomic window TTTTGAGGAAAAAAGGGATACTTCCACCGAAAGAAGTCCCGAAagatgacgaggaggaggaagaattaGCTCGCCAGCAGCAGTCTGTCGGTAAAGAATTTTGTTCTAAAGAATCGTTTATCAACTCATTTTAGCAGGAAAAATACTTTAGTGGAGACGTGATTTAAATTTGCACTGCTTCTTGTAGCCTGCAGGTGGCGACAGGTTACAAATatcatttttggaatttttatttattatttttacaaagatattttaaaaacaCCTGTCTCCTGGTGTGCGCAGTGAAAACATACGAAAGCATGACgctggaggagctggaggagaatGAAGACGAATTTGAAGAGGACGACGAAGCCGCCATTGAAATGTACAGGTGAGGCCATCCCAAATTCTTACAATGTAAATATGAACTAGTCACAATGCATACATTTAAACTATTTACCAATGTTATTAGATTATTATGTTGTTTCATATATTACAGCTATGGCAGTTGCAAGTAACGAATGGTTTGCTATATGCcatttgtgtgaatgtgtgcacGCGTGTATAGACAAAAGCGTCTGGCCGAGTGGAAGTCCTCACAGATGAAGAACATATTTGGAGAACTGACAGAAATCTCTGGTCAGGATTATGTCCAAGAGGTGAATAAGGCGGGAGAAGGCATCTGGGTGGTGCTGCATCTCTACAAGCAGGGGTAAGTAGTAATTGTGCGGACTTTTGACAAGTATCCCagttaatttgtttttaatttgaaaagaaaaatgctcTGGTCCTGTCACCACTGTCCAACATGAAATGCTAATCGTCTTGTTTTTGGCCAGCATCCCCCTATGCGCCCTGATCAACCAGCACCTGAGCGTGCTGGCTCGCAAGTTCCCTCAGACAAAGTTCCTCAAGTCCATCTCCACCACCTGCATCGCCAACTACCCCGACAGAAACCTGCCCACCATTTTTGTCTACTGCGAGGGCAACATGAAGGCACAGTTTATAGGGCCACTAGTCTTCGGCGGCATGAACCTCACGGTAGAAGGTCAGTATGTGGACGCACCTATTGTTCCTTCTTCTatttcaaaatattattttatgaaTTGAATACTTCATCTTTGCATCACTCGGTCTGTGTTTGCTCTCAGAGCTCGAGTGGAGGCTGTCCGAATGCGGCGCCGTCAAGACGGATCTGGAGGAGAACCCCCACAAGCAGATCCGCGATGAGATGATGTCCTCCATCAGGTGCTCTCTCCCCACGCGTAACCACAGCGACGACTCGGACGAAGATTGACACCTCCACCGCCCaccctttttttaaattaacacaTTTCATACCTTATTTAAGTCGTCTGCTGAAACCTCCGCCGGCCGGGTTAACGATCATGTGCTCGGTCAAATCGGCAACTATCTTTTTACCTATGTTGActtacaaggattttttttttatcaatacaTTTCAATAGTGTCAAAAACTACCCGGTCCGCTCGAGTGTAATTAAAGAAAATACATTGGCAGGTTGTTAAACTTGTCATCAATTTGAAATGAGCCAACCTCCACCAGGGAAACAATCATGCATGTAAGCCTTTGCGTTGAAATAAAAGCCAAAGTCAGTCATAGTGCGAGTATTTAATGTGCAACACGTCTGAGTCACGTTCACAAGCATCAAGCGTGCTGTCATTTCACCCGGAACACCGCGTCCGCACTCTGACATCCGCAGATGACCGCTCCCCTTTTTTTGAGCTTTGTTTTGTCAAGCGTAATGTCGCGGCGACCGCTCTCAAATATTCTGCGTGAGGCAAAAGCAAGAGAGACATGGTTAGTTTGTAACACAAAGTGCTAAGTAGACATTTTGTCTTACCAGGAGCACCACCGTCTTCTTCCTCCGTTGAGACAGTTTGGGTGAAAGTCGCATCAGAGGGTGAACAGAGTCGGACTGCGGGAGAAAATGCGACCAATTATCGATAATTACAACATCAGGTTCTAATTCCGGTCCACTCACCATGTTCTCCTCCGAGTCAGCAGAGGTTCTTGCTTTTGAATAATGAAACAGGAACTGGGGaagagaagtttttttttttttaattaagtgaCTAAAGCCAGTTAGTCTCAGCAACTTAGCGTAGACCCACAAGACGTCGTCTTGGTTTGATTTCCACGTGAGTAACGAAGCAGGATATCAAAATGAAAGAACTTACCCGTTTGAAAAGATTCTgcgcttgctgctgctgctgcgaacAAATGTAATTCATATTAGTTTGTTGAAGTTACCAACACACATTAGCCAACGCGTCCGACCAACCTCGCTGTCGTCTCGCCACGATAGTTGAGCGGGTTCGTCTTCTCGAACCTACAACCAAACCGCAAGTCAATTTCATGTCATGGTTAAAGAAGAAGAAATGAACCAGAAAGCAAAAATAAGACGACATCAATATTGAGCAATTATCACCGTTCTGAACAGAAGTCCATCTTCCAATCTCTGGTAACGACTAGCGTCTGAATGAAAAGCACACGTCACCACATATTCAAACCGAAATACGCatcgttattatttttttaatccttaCTGCAAAATGAAAGCCAACTTTGACCAGCTGAATCCTCAAACCCCAAAAATACCAACTTACCTGTGGATTGCCAGCATCcgcagcaaaacaaacaaaaaagtgcaAGCTGTGTCATGTACGGAACGTTCATGTCGCCAAACTAAAAGTCCTTCTTTCCGTCCCTTCGCTTTGCTTTTCCAAACTTCTCCGTCTGATGGGTGCGATCTCCTCTGGGTTCtctcgcgtgtgtgtgtgcgcatgcatgtgtgtgggtcctcctcctcctccctttaAGATACTCCGTGATCTTCCCTCTATGATGACGAGATGAGCGGCCACGCCTCTTTCTGGGAAATTAAGATGATCCATTGACGACATTTGATCTGGATTGACGTCACAAggtaaaaagtgtgtgtgtgtcacccaTGGCAATCACACAAATCACACACACGTGCCTCCTGAATTTCATGTCGAGTAAActaaatattttgaaaatattcccCCAGAATACAAcgccttcaaaacaaaatggccgaccgCGATTTTTTAACACTCCAAGTGACCTTGAACAAACTTTGCAATTATTACAATTACCAACAAGGGTCCACCTTCTCCGTCATGGCGCAAAGGTCGCACTTTTGTCGTCATTGTCAGGACAAACCCAATTAAGCGCCTTAATGCCAGCGTTCCATCTGGCTAAGTACGCCTTTGTCTCCGCTTCACCACGCCAAAACGTATACGTTGTGTTGGCGCACAAGCAATTAAGCGGCGCTTGAATCGAGAACGTGGCAAACGACGACAAAAACGGGATTAGTGAAGTCGAGCGAGGCCTTCCATCACATTATTGCAAGTGCCAATCAATAGCGCCATGTTTTTATGGCGGGAAAATGTAATCATGGACATGCCTAGACATGTTTTAACAACCTCATAATTACGATACTTTCTCGCTGTACGAATTTGAGATTCAAGATGTCGCCCGCTTGTGATTCAAATGCTAAATTCCAATACAACAGGGACGCTAACTTTTCATGTTTTACTCCCATTAATGGCGGCGTGTTCTGTTAAAGTTCCTCATTGATAACCGAAAATGGCAGCCGGGAAAAATACCAATCGATGGCtgtggtttttttgtttttaagcgCTCCCGCGTGACGGAAAGGCGACCAAGTGCGCTGACTTATGGTCTTAATAAGCCAGAGGGCATCGACGTGTGGCTAACATCAGAGCTTGATGGACGTCGTAAAAAATACTCGGTGACCCTGAGAGCTTTGCCACAAAAGCTTCGATAAAGGGGCCCTTTTTCAAAGTCAATCATCAAATTGAGAATTAGCTTTATGCAATTTATATGTCTTTTATTACTTGTTTCATTTTTGACACGCGGGCTGCGTTTTTGTTGGTCTAATTtttgccagttttttttttagggtggtTGAATGCGTCATGTTAATTTTTTGACATACGTCTTCTTGTTTATGTCTCATTTTTGATACATACGtagctcatcttttttttatttagattttaAATTTTGATATCACTTGTGTTAACTTCTTGCTCTAAATGATAAGTGTTCATACTCTTATCAGTTTACTATGCAGTATATGAAGTCCTGAATCAAAGCAAATTGTATTAGGCTCTTCTCATaaagttttgttttgatcacaaaaacactttttttattaCACCAACAAACTTTTCTTGGCACTAAACGAAATATTGCACGTTTGTATTGCTCGCTTATCGAAATATTCGTTAGGCACGCCGGAAATGAAATGGTCAAGAGCGAGTCAGACTGAAAGATTCATTTTTTTCTCGGCTGCTGTAAAGGTCCTGTGCAACACGCTGGCCAATTAAAGAATTTTGCTGGGAACAGGCGTCCTCACCGCATGACAGGCGGCGTGAACGGATGACATGTGGGAGATTGCATGGCTGGCTGTGAAGGCCTTTTATACATCTCAAAGGTCGAGAGGACAACTCACTCCATTTTGTAATTGTACAGGCCATTGCAGTACTTTGTCTGTCTTTATGGAAGAAATTAGAAACCAAAAATAACCCCAAGCACTCAAGTAAATGAATGATGCTGCATTAGTATGGTTATTCTTAGTGAATGTTTGTTAATGTGCAAGTATAAAAGTAGCAGTAGTGtctgtaaaacaaaaaagaggaaaaatgtaaaaacaagagCTTACACTGCCATCTAGCGGTGGTTGTGTTAACTGTAAAAACATTTTCAGGCCCGTCAAATTTCAGGTGTTAAAttttgaaatgtggaaaaatTTGGAAATGTGTATAGTTTTGGGAAAGATAAAGTATTGGAAGGTAAAATGTTTTCAAGGCCATAAAATATTGGGAGGCACAAAATTTTAGATTTGTAAAACAGAGAGATAAAATAGTGAAAGTGTTGTGAGGCAAAGCATTTTCAAAACCACCAAATTCTGGAAGGTGAATAATTTTTAATAAACAATATGTTTGAGTTAACTGAAATAATCCACAGCGACACGTGACTGCGAATCCATTCAGAGAAAACACATGCACCTCACCAGcttttcacaaacacacacacacacacacacacacacacatacacacacctatCAACTATCTCCATGGGGAGTTGAGTCATGAGAGTGCAGTCAACacgtgcatacacacacacatgtgtatgtgcgcacacacacaaagctatAATGGAagatgtaaagaaaaaaaggctacctatcatttaatttctttttcatCATTTCAACCTGCTTAATTACCGCAAATAATTTCACAAAGTATAACAGAGATTATGTAGTTGCACAAGTTGGCACACCCACTTATTACAAGGGATGTGGCTGTGTTCACAAGAGTCAGCCATTTAAAGTGCCCCTGATTAACCCCAAACAGAGTTCAGATATTCTCGTGGGGTTTTCTTAAAATGTTTGTGATCACATTGCAATGAGCTTCCGAAGCATTGAAAATGAGGTGAGGACAGTTTTCATCGGGTGGAGAGAAAATGGTACATTACCAAGAACTGGACGTCCCTCCAAAATTGATgaaaagagtgtgtgtgtgtgtgtgtggggggggggggggggggtagtgagGCTGCCAACCCGAACAATGACTGATCGGCACCAATCTCCGGTAAGTACTGAGTACAAGCAACCATAGTCTCTCATCTTCTGCGTGTTGACCCCAATTGACCCCCATTTAACACGAATTTGAACGCTCAAACACAGTCCCAGAcatagggtgtgtagacttgtgCAAATCAAAAAGAtttcatttttatgtttttgttttttttaaatatctactGCACACAATTTACATAGAATTTTAATATCCACTGCACGTTGTGTGCTGAAGAAACGTTttttttgatggatttaaaatTTTGTaggcttttgttgttttttaaattgtgcaAGGAGgcggtgatgtttttttttaagtgtgaaGGGGGGCGGTTATACTGGGCTCGGGTCAGGGTTAGTTAATGTTCACGTAACATGTTTTTTTAGTTACACAATGACATACGAAGTTACAAAAATTGGGTCGCTGTTTGTCATATAACTTCGCGTATACAACATGGTCCAGAAAAGAAAGTGCACTTGTAACGCAGCTTATATAAAAGCGTTACATAAAACAATGCAGCATTGAGAGCGCTGAGTGTCGTCATTTTAGGTGATCATAACACAATCATTTTTTATGATGAAACGTTAATGCCCTCGCGTGAATATGATGTGTGATACATATCTATAAATAATGTATGCACGTATGGGTAATCGTGATATTCATACAGTGGCGAGAGCTGTGTTATACAATAACACAAGCACGTTATATAAGTGAGACGTGCAGCCGGCCAATGAGGGAGCTACCTTCGCGTCACGTGGTTCATTTAGGCGAATGGGACCATGGCAAATTGCTGCGAGAAGCAAACGAGCACTGAGCTTCTTCTCGTCTGGGTCGACGTCGAAAGCAGTCTGGGCTGGGCTAACTTATCTGTGGAAAGTCGACCAGAAAAACAGCGACTTTTAGCTATTttgtttaattttcttttccatTTGAGGAGGACGTCTTGATAACTTTCAAGTCGCGTTGACGTTCGAGACTTCGGATTTGTTAGTGGACGTCGCGTGCGAGTTGGATTGGAGCTGCTCGGTTGACATTTGCTCGCTGTTAGCATGTTGCTAACATGGCTCTTGTattaacaataacaacaaccggGGTGACATTTAAATGTTAATATTTTTAACGGTACCCCATTATAAGTTATTGTCAAACTTGACTTAGTTTTTTTCCTGACGCTGCTGCGTTCGGTGGATATTATTTTAAGCTTCTTATTCGCTAAACCTCCCCCGGCTTCTTTTACTCGTTGAAAAAATGGGGACGTAAGAATTTGGTGTGTTGAATCCAGCATGAATCCGAATTCACTTCCAATGGCAAGTACACGACCATATTCGGGTGTTCGGTTGGACATCGTGAAGATGCGATTACTCCTATAACGCgtagttttttttattaattgaaAATAGGTAAatagtctttatttttttatattaatcaTGGAGATCGAGATGCCGATGCACCCCCTCACCCACCCGTCTGCCCTGGGCATCTGCCCCGAGATGCTGGAAGTGGCAGGGGAGGCCATTCGCGCCGGAGATTTCAACTTGGCCGCCGAGATCTACAGCTCGCAACTGGCCGATCTCCAACAACCCGACCGGGGCTTGTGCCTACGCAAGGCCGATTCGTTGGTGCGCGCCGGGCGAATTTCCGAGGCGCTGGACTCGTACTGCGTGGCGGCCAGCTTGGGAAAGCTGCGGCCGGAGGAGCTGCCACTTCTGGTGGAGAGCATTGCTCGGAGCCTCCGAGAGAAGGAGCCGGGCCTCCGGAGCACTGCTGGCAGGGATGAGGACGAAGACGCCGATGGGGGAAGCGTTGAGGACGACCCCCTGGACTTGTTCTCGTGCGGTTTGTGCCGATGCCTGCTCCACGAACCTTCCACAGTGGAGTGCGGGCACACCTTCTGCAGGCGCTGCCTGGAGCCCGACTCCGTAACGGACTGTATGCTCTGCAAGCGAGCCCTGGCCCGCAAGGACGGCCTGCCGAACGGCCGCCGGCTGGACGTGGTGCTCGGCGGCCTGCTTGAGAAACTCTTCGCCACCGAGAGCCGAGCACGCGGGCTGTGGATCGACGGCGAGGTGCTCTGGCAAAACCGGAACCTGACGGAGGCCCTGCAGAAATACGACGAGGCGGTGGCAATGGGTAAGGGAAAAGCCAAACTTTTTAAATCTTTCATTATTTGCAACAAGTGACCTACTTTCACCTCGCTCAATTCAGGGTGTCACCAGCTGGTGGCGCTAGTGAGCTTTGTCCACACGGGACGTGTTATATGACTGCCCCCCCATCATTACCTAACAAGCACACATTAAATCGACTTTATTGATAGTTTATCAAGTGGTTCTCATTCATAAAATACACCTCAATTAATATAAAAAGTCAGGAAAAACATTGCTGCATGTTGAAACGTTACTTAAATTCCATAACAGATGTATGACTGTGTTCAAATGCCagttctatttaatatttacatTACTAGTGACCAAAAGTATTTCCTTAAATAATAGGTTTTATTGGTGATTCTTTTATTACAATATAATGTGATGCAGATCGTATAAAATCGTGTTATGTGACATTATTCTATTGCAAACAGTCAGCCGATTTTGTAGGAAAAACAtacgccttccaaattaatgtaTTCTCAAATCGATGAATGGAAATTTCTGTATGTATAGCACTTAAAACATAGATTCATAAAGTGTTATTCATCAGCATTTCTCAAAGAGAGTGCTTCACGTGATGGCCAAAATAGCGACTGGCAGTAAATACAAGCCAAAAGGAagtctgtgtaaaaaaaaaaggagtcacACTTATTAAATACACAGCCAGACGATTCGATTGCCTCGTTTCTGCGTAACTGGACCCCTCATATGTAAATGTTTCATAAGTGCTGGCACGTTGGGTAACATTCAGGTCACGCATCTGAAGATGATATATAACCAATGCATGATGCACGGCATGAGTCACACGTGGGCTGGCTCGAGTTCCCTTTGTCCAGGCGGAACAGAAAAAACACTGGATGTTCTGGTCCCACTGGATGGATGTGATTTGGACCGTAAAAGTTGACATCATCTTCAAAAATACACAACATGATTGTGGTGTCATGCAAATTCTTTGGACTTTTTATTCTCGTTTGCGTTTTTAGATTTCAAAAAACATCACCTTCAGTGAGTTCATCATACACATGTTCAATCGCTAGAAATTTTTTCACGCAGATTTAAAACGTCACGTCATGCCGGACTTCCAAATTCCCTTCCAAAATGACTGAAACCGTACGACGTGGCCAAATGGGCACGCGTGTGTTTACGACACGGATCGACTGTTTGTTTGCCTTGCTCCACGGTGGTGACTGGGAAGGAAGCAGTCAGGCTGGCCTTGGCGACGATTGCGGCAACATATGAGACGCCTCCTGTCGTTTTACTCGCGCCGCATGCCAGCCGCACACATTCGCCAAGGGGCAGGCTCCATTTTGAGGATTTCGGGAAGCTCTTCTGTGCTTCGCAGGAACCTCATTTAATTTTAAATCTCAAATTTGCTTTAtttctccacacacaccatACACCATACTTCAAGTTGTGTCAGGTTGGCTGCATTTATTCAGATGTTTCCCTGGCCATCCACGTGAGGCCTCCTCATGTCACGTTACATGCGCCAACTGGCCTACTTCTGCCTTCCACTTGACCCGActcgcgtgtttgtgtgtgcagcgCCATCTTCAGGCCGCCTACTGTGCCAGCGGGCTGAACTGCACCTGGAGATGAACAACGCCAGTCAGGCGGTGCAGGACGCCAGCAGCTTGTGCCACATCAAACCTCTCTGGCCAAAGGTGAGAAGGACTGTGGCAAAATCCAGTCGTGCTGTTCTGGACATGAgagcttgacttttttttttgggtgggggtcAGCTTCATATGCAACACAACAAGACCTAAGTATCTCTTTGGTTTGTCTTTGCGCCTGTAGGCTCACTACCTGAAGGCCACCGCACTCAGCAAAGCATTGCGCAACGACGAGGCCCTGCAGGAGTACTTCCTGTGTGTGGCGCTCAAACCCAAATGGACCAAAGTCAGACTGGAGGCTCAGAAGGTAATCCCGGTGTTGCACCATCTTTTTGTCCGCCGGCAGCCgtactaattattttttttttccccaaatgcaGATCCTGGCTGAGCTTTTCTCCTCCGTGTTTGAGAAGCAAGATATGCCCACTCCCCTGCACCCCCTCCAAGGTGGGGTGGCCTCACGCCCCATCAAACCCCCCGCACTGCTGAGAACCCTCAGGCCCCTTGCACAGAAGCCCACTTCATCAtcaaaggtgaaaaaaaaaaacatccacattTATCAGTTCTTGCATGTCTCTATTATTGATTCAAAACTGCGAATCCATCCTTCGTACTGATTATTTCTTTT from Syngnathus scovelli strain Florida chromosome 8, RoL_Ssco_1.2, whole genome shotgun sequence includes these protein-coding regions:
- the pdcl3 gene encoding phosducin-like protein 3 gives rise to the protein MQDPNEDTEWNDILRKKGILPPKEVPKDDEEEEELARQQQSVVKTYESMTLEELEENEDEFEEDDEAAIEMYRQKRLAEWKSSQMKNIFGELTEISGQDYVQEVNKAGEGIWVVLHLYKQGIPLCALINQHLSVLARKFPQTKFLKSISTTCIANYPDRNLPTIFVYCEGNMKAQFIGPLVFGGMNLTVEELEWRLSECGAVKTDLEENPHKQIRDEMMSSIRCSLPTRNHSDDSDED
- the nms gene encoding uncharacterized protein nms isoform X1, which produces MNVPYMTQLALFCLFCCGCWQSTDASRYQRLEDGLLFRTVREDEPAQLSWRDDSEQQQAQNLFKRFLFHYSKARTSADSEENMVSGPELEPDVVIIDNWSHFLPQSDSVHPLMRLSPKLSQRRKKTVVLLNI
- the nms gene encoding neuromedin-S isoform X2; translation: MNVPYMTQLALFCLFCCGCWQSTDASRYQRLEDGLLFRTVREDEPAQLSWRDDSEQQQAQNLFKRFLFHYSKARTSADSEENMSDSVHPLMRLSPKLSQRRKKTVVLLNI